The region CTCATTTACACTCGGCTCCCACTTCAGCTCGTCAAGCGCGGCCTGTTTCAGCTGCTTGTCATCAGACATTGTTTTCTCCCGGTTTGATATAGAACTTAGGACGCCGAGAAGGATATCGGCTGGCGACCGTGCGGGGTAGGCTCGGAAACTACTCAACGGGGCCGATGACGATTGGCGCCCGACATGAGCTGCCGCTTCCCGCAGCAGCCGATAAGGGAAGCTTTGGATATTGCGTATATGGATATCAGTGCATGCGGCCTTTGGTGATCGCACCACCGCCTCACGGGCCTTTTGCCGAGCCGACAGTTGATCGGCTCTCGGGCGTCATTTCTCAATTTGTGAGCTGCTTGCGGATTTCCAGCAATTCTTGACGGCGCTCGTCGGTCGTCTGTGGATAGCTCATCCCAAGACCTTGGAGTGTATCAAGGAAGATTTGGGATACGATCAGCCGGGCATTCTCTTTGTCGTCAGCGGGAACGACATACCAAGGCGCGTCCCGAGTGCTTGTCGCGCTGAGGCATTCCTCATACGCCTTTATATAGTGCTTCCAGTATTTCCGCTCCGCGATGTCCGCAAGGCTGAACTTCCAGTTCTTCTCCGGCTCGTCGATACGCGCCAGGAAACGCTTGCGCTGCTCTTCCTTCGAGAGGTGGAGGTAGAATTTCACGATGCGAGTTCCGTTGACATGGAGATGTCTTTCCAAATTCGCGATCGAACGATACCAGTCGTGCCAGATCGCCTTGTCGTCGTCTGGCACGTCCGGGATGGCTTCGCTGTGGAGAATCTCGGGATGTACTCGGACGATCAACACCTCCTCGTAATAGGATCGCTTGATGATGCCGATCCGCCCGCGCTCCGGTAGATCACGAGTGGTGCGCCAGAGAAAATCGTGTTGCAGTTCGGTACGACTCGGATGTTTGAAGCTGAAGATCTGGTAGCCTTGTGGATCGACTTATACACAGGCTCCACTTTGGTCGGCCACTTCCCAAGATCATCTTCGTCGGCTTCCTTCACGCAAAAGTCTTTTGAATTAATTATCATTTCCATCCTTTCGGCGGTGATGGCCGCATGGTTAGGGTCGGTACATTTGAAAGTCTCCTCCTTCTAAACCTGCCGGTCTGCATGGACCCGTCCGAAAGCCTTCTCGGGTCTGCCGCGTCTATAATTCACTGGGTTACTCGGCTGCCGCTTTCGCTGACAATCAGATCATCACCTGGCTTCAGGTCGCCTTTTACAATTTCCGTGAAGGCGCCGTCCTGGAGACCGAGTTGGACTGGAACTGCTGTCGGTCTTCCCTCGCGCAGGATCCAGACCTGCTGCCAGTCGTTCAGCGGCGTCCTGGCGCCGGAGTTGCCATTCGGAGCTGCGCGGCCAGCGGGCGAATAGCGCAGCGCCTGATCCGGCGCGCGAAGAACGGCGTCGTGTCTGTCGAGGACGATCTTGATCGTCGCTGTCATGCCTGGTTCGAGCAACAGTTCCGGATTTGACGCCGTGATGACGACGTCACTGGCTAAGATGTTCTGGATAGTCTGCGGCGATGGGCCAATTTTCGTCACCTCGCCGATAAAAGGACGCTTTGGGACAGACTCGACCGTGAATGAGGCTTTGTCGCCGAGTTTAATTTCGTCAATGTCGTTCTTACTGACATTGGCGTCGACACGAATGACGGTGAGATCCGCTGCGATGAGGAAGAGCGGCGCCGTCTCTGAGCCCGCAAGGACTGTCTCGCCTATTACGGCGTTGCGCGAGACCACTGGCCCATCAATCGGCGAAACGATATTGGTATAGCCGAGGTTAATCTCGCCGGCATGAAGCGCCGCTTCAAGCTCTGCGACCATTGAATCGTCAAGTTTAGTCTGCGTCTGCGCCTGCTCATAGGCCCTGCGCGACTTGTCGAGTGCTTTCAGGGAAATAGCCCGGCGCTTCGATCGAGCCTCATGGTGTTCGAAGGCCGCTTTCGCGTAGGCGAGATCCCTTTTCTCCTTTTCGAGACGATCCTCGGCTGCCGCCAGATCGGCGTTGGCCTGATTCACCACGGTTTCATAGGGGCGCGGGTCGATTTTCGCGCAGATCTGGCCCGTCTTCACTTTCGTGTTGGCGGCGCAATGAAGCGCCTGAATCACGCCGGACACGCGAGCGCTTACCGGCACAGTCGCGATAGGGACGACGACGCCGCTTGCGGTCACGCTGCGGATAATTGAGCCAAGTTCGATCTTCTGGGTCGCGTAGTGAACGGTGGCAGTGC is a window of Methylocapsa sp. D3K7 DNA encoding:
- a CDS encoding PPK2 family polyphosphate kinase → MFSFKHPSRTELQHDFLWRTTRDLPERGRIGIIKRSYYEEVLIVRVHPEILHSEAIPDVPDDDKAIWHDWYRSIANLERHLHVNGTRIVKFYLHLSKEEQRKRFLARIDEPEKNWKFSLADIAERKYWKHYIKAYEECLSATSTRDAPWYVVPADDKENARLIVSQIFLDTLQGLGMSYPQTTDERRQELLEIRKQLTN